One window of the Bacteroidales bacterium genome contains the following:
- a CDS encoding TIM barrel protein produces the protein MNRRKFIKTGTAAASLFAVNGALSYASAPTSQSKQAKHEFNLHYAPHFGTFSNSAGDDPVDQVKFMADVGFTALEDNGMKGRDKSMQEKIAAEMDRQNMKMGVFVAHEIAWNEPNLTSGDKKAREKFLKEIRESVEVAKRVNATWMTVVPGHKDLRKNMGYQTANVVETLRRAAEILEPHGLVMVLEVLNFNNHPGQFLQKMGQAYQICRAVDSPSCKILADIYHQQIQEGNLIPNIDMAWDEIGYFQQGDNPGRNEPYTGEINFRNVFKHIYDKGFNGILGMEHGNSISGKKGEQALIDAYVKADNFET, from the coding sequence ATGAACAGAAGAAAATTTATTAAGACAGGAACCGCTGCTGCTTCTTTATTTGCTGTTAACGGTGCGTTGAGTTACGCTTCGGCTCCAACCAGCCAGAGTAAGCAGGCAAAGCATGAGTTCAATTTACACTATGCCCCTCATTTTGGAACGTTTAGCAATAGTGCGGGAGATGATCCGGTCGATCAGGTCAAATTCATGGCGGATGTTGGTTTCACTGCATTGGAGGATAACGGCATGAAGGGCCGGGATAAATCCATGCAGGAAAAAATTGCTGCTGAGATGGATCGTCAGAATATGAAGATGGGAGTTTTTGTAGCCCATGAGATCGCCTGGAATGAGCCCAACCTGACCAGCGGAGACAAGAAGGCAAGGGAAAAATTCCTTAAAGAAATCCGGGAATCAGTGGAAGTAGCCAAACGGGTCAATGCGACATGGATGACCGTCGTGCCCGGCCATAAGGATCTGAGGAAAAATATGGGATATCAGACAGCCAATGTCGTAGAGACCTTAAGACGGGCTGCCGAGATCCTTGAACCCCATGGTTTGGTGATGGTGCTGGAAGTGCTGAATTTCAATAATCATCCGGGGCAGTTCCTCCAGAAGATGGGACAGGCTTATCAAATTTGCCGGGCAGTGGACAGTCCATCCTGCAAAATATTGGCCGACATCTATCACCAGCAAATTCAGGAAGGCAATCTAATTCCCAACATTGACATGGCCTGGGATGAGATTGGATACTTCCAGCAGGGAGATAATCCCGGAAGAAATGAGCCTTATACCGGTGAGATTAATTTTAGGAATGTTTTTAAGCATATCTATGATAAGGGATTTAATGGCATATTGGGAATGGAACATGGCAACTCTATAAGCGGAAAGAAGGGTGAACAGGCATTGATCGATGCCTACGTGAAGGCGGATAATTTTGAAACCTGA